The nucleotide sequence CCCGGCGCCGCATACGCCTCCTGGGTGTGTACCGCCGTGCAGGCGACGGCCGACAGGTCCGAGAGCTCCGCCTTCGGTGCGCCTGTCGGCGGATTGAAGCATTGACCCACCGCCACCTTGAACACCGACACGGAGGTCGACGCTTCCGTCTGCTTGCTGCCGAAAATGCTCGAGACCCATCCGCAGCCACTCACCAGCATCAGCACGGCCGTCAATCCGGCGGATACGAGCAGGAGTCGGCCCGGTCGTCGTACAGGGCCGGCGGCCGGCCATTGCCGGCCGGTCAGAACCGACCACGTCATCCTTCGCGCCCTTCGACATTTGCACCCTGTGGATCTGCGTACCCGATTTCCGGGCCAA is from Nakamurella sp. PAMC28650 and encodes:
- a CDS encoding septum formation family protein; this translates as MTWSVLTGRQWPAAGPVRRPGRLLLVSAGLTAVLMLVSGCGWVSSIFGSKQTEASTSVSVFKVAVGQCFNPPTGAPKAELSDLSAVACTAVHTQEAYAAPGYKAPAGGDNSVYPGDAALASFANGSCAQAFTGYVGVSYLDSSLFFTYLLPSARSWEQGSDRTVLCFATTTGKPLTKTVKGSRL